One segment of Geomonas ferrireducens DNA contains the following:
- a CDS encoding rhomboid family intramembrane serine protease, with translation MAHPSITCPNCGQPTDARYGSCLWCGAALSRPGGAVRRVLSGASGPGSVINGIIAANVVFYLLSLFLSKRTGLEGGLFGFLSPDQNSLFLLGATGTVPVFEMGRLWTLISASYLHGGLLHILFNMMALRQIGPWVSAEFGTSRMFVIYTLSGVAGYVASCFAGIPFTIGASASVCGLIGALFYFGKSRGGNYGAAVSREVSGWLISLVVFGLIMPGINNWGHGGGIVGGIVAAKILGYRERSRESAAHHAIAIACLIATLAVLAWAAFLSLAYRFL, from the coding sequence ATGGCCCACCCCTCCATAACCTGCCCGAACTGCGGGCAACCCACCGACGCCCGTTACGGCTCATGCCTTTGGTGCGGCGCCGCCCTCTCCCGTCCGGGAGGCGCGGTGCGTCGGGTGCTGTCTGGCGCTTCCGGTCCCGGTTCTGTCATCAACGGCATCATCGCGGCGAACGTCGTCTTCTACCTCCTGTCGCTTTTCCTGAGTAAAAGAACCGGCCTCGAGGGAGGGCTCTTCGGCTTTCTCTCCCCGGACCAGAACAGCCTGTTCCTTTTGGGGGCAACCGGTACCGTTCCGGTTTTCGAGATGGGACGCCTCTGGACCCTCATCTCCGCCAGTTACCTCCACGGCGGTCTTTTGCACATCCTCTTCAACATGATGGCGTTAAGACAGATCGGCCCCTGGGTGAGCGCCGAGTTCGGCACGAGCCGCATGTTCGTCATCTACACGCTAAGCGGCGTCGCCGGCTACGTGGCCTCCTGCTTTGCCGGTATTCCCTTCACCATCGGGGCCTCCGCCTCGGTCTGCGGTCTCATCGGAGCACTCTTTTATTTCGGCAAGAGCCGTGGCGGCAACTACGGCGCCGCGGTCTCCCGCGAGGTGAGCGGCTGGCTCATAAGCCTCGTCGTGTTCGGCCTCATCATGCCGGGCATCAACAACTGGGGCCACGGCGGCGGCATCGTGGGGGGCATCGTCGCCGCGAAGATACTTGGGTACCGCGAGCGGAGCCGGGAAAGCGCCGCCCACCACGCCATCGCCATCGCCTGCCTTATCGCGACCCTTGCCGTTCTCGCCTGGGCCGCCTTCCTCTCCCTCGCCTACCGCTTCCTCTAG
- a CDS encoding PAS domain-containing protein, whose amino-acid sequence MTQLGDQELHRQLVQNCNDAIIFSDREGVIRLWNKGAEEMLGFSAEEAIGQSLDIFIPENQRARHWEGYFRVMETGSTRYAKELLAAPALRKDGTRISTEFSMTIIRDAEGNIAGTVAVMRDVSARWQKEKALRGRLAELEKGATPA is encoded by the coding sequence ATGACACAGCTTGGCGATCAGGAACTGCACCGGCAGCTGGTTCAGAATTGCAACGATGCAATCATATTTTCAGACAGGGAAGGGGTGATCAGGCTCTGGAACAAGGGAGCGGAGGAGATGCTCGGCTTCAGCGCTGAGGAAGCCATCGGGCAGTCGCTCGACATCTTCATCCCGGAGAACCAGCGCGCGCGGCATTGGGAGGGATATTTCCGGGTCATGGAAACCGGTTCCACGCGCTATGCGAAAGAGCTCCTGGCCGCCCCCGCGCTGCGCAAGGACGGCACCCGCATCTCGACCGAATTCTCCATGACCATCATCAGGGATGCCGAGGGGAATATCGCCGGAACCGTGGCGGTGATGCGCGACGTATCGGCGCGATGGCAGAAGGAAAAGGCGCTCCGGGGGCGGCTCGCCGAGCTGGAAAAGGGGGCGACGCCGGCCTGA
- a CDS encoding uracil-xanthine permease family protein → MSEVKEPVWRQALSGAQILFVAFGALVLVPILTGLNPSMALLGAGVGTIIFQLCTGREVPIFLGSSFAFIAPIIYSVQTWGLPATMGGLFAAGFLYLAFSAAIYLRGAEFIHRIMPPVVVGPIIMIIGLGLANVAVNMAMGKTGDGSAVLVDYDTALLVAGVSLLTTALVAVRARGIFRLLPVLSGVAVGYVLSIFLGLVDFAKVAAAPWIQVPTFVTPQWNWSAVLFMVPVALAPAIEHVGDIVAIGAVTGKDYTVKPGLHRTMLGDGLAVCTAALVGGPPVTTYAEVTGAVMITRCYNPVIMTWAAGFAVVMAFFGKFNAILQSIPAPVMGGIMMLLFGSIASVGLNTLIHAQVDMHRPRNLIIVSLVLVFGIGGLSINVAGQHLHGVSLCGIAAILLNLLLPKGEAVPMGGDADEEEPETAV, encoded by the coding sequence ATGTCCGAAGTAAAAGAACCGGTCTGGCGCCAGGCGCTTTCCGGAGCGCAGATCCTTTTTGTCGCCTTTGGCGCGCTGGTGCTCGTGCCGATCCTTACCGGCCTCAACCCCAGCATGGCGCTTCTGGGCGCCGGGGTCGGCACTATCATCTTCCAGCTCTGCACCGGGCGTGAGGTCCCCATCTTCCTCGGTTCTTCCTTCGCCTTCATCGCGCCGATCATCTACAGCGTGCAGACCTGGGGGCTTCCCGCCACCATGGGTGGGCTCTTCGCCGCGGGCTTTCTCTATCTTGCTTTCTCGGCCGCCATTTACCTGCGCGGCGCGGAATTCATCCACCGCATCATGCCGCCGGTGGTGGTCGGCCCGATCATCATGATCATCGGCCTTGGCCTTGCCAACGTCGCGGTCAACATGGCCATGGGCAAGACCGGCGACGGCAGCGCCGTTCTCGTCGACTATGACACTGCGCTCTTGGTCGCAGGCGTCTCGCTTCTCACCACCGCCCTCGTCGCCGTGCGCGCCCGCGGTATCTTCCGGCTGCTGCCGGTTCTCTCCGGCGTAGCGGTAGGGTACGTCCTTTCCATCTTCCTGGGGCTCGTCGACTTCGCCAAGGTCGCGGCGGCCCCCTGGATCCAGGTCCCCACCTTCGTGACGCCGCAGTGGAACTGGTCCGCCGTCCTCTTCATGGTGCCGGTCGCCCTCGCGCCAGCCATCGAGCACGTGGGAGACATCGTCGCCATCGGCGCGGTCACCGGCAAGGACTACACCGTAAAGCCGGGCCTGCACCGCACCATGCTGGGCGACGGCCTCGCGGTCTGCACCGCGGCCCTCGTAGGCGGCCCCCCGGTCACCACCTACGCCGAGGTTACCGGCGCCGTCATGATCACCCGCTGCTACAACCCGGTCATCATGACCTGGGCCGCAGGCTTCGCCGTCGTGATGGCCTTCTTCGGAAAGTTCAACGCCATCCTGCAGTCGATCCCGGCACCGGTCATGGGGGGCATCATGATGCTGTTGTTCGGCTCCATCGCCTCGGTCGGTCTCAACACCCTCATCCACGCCCAAGTCGACATGCACCGCCCGCGCAACCTGATCATCGTCTCGCTCGTGCTGGTCTTCGGCATCGGCGGGCTGTCCATCAATGTGGCCGGTCAGCACCTGCACGGTGTGAGCCTCTGCGGCATAGCGGCCATCCTGCTGAACCTGCTCCTGCCGAAAGGTGAGGCGGTCCCCATGGGGGGCGACGCCGACGAGGAGGAGCCGGAGACCGCGGTCTAG
- the bfr gene encoding bacterioferritin produces the protein MKGNERVIEQLNVRLAEELTATNQYMVHAEMCENWGYKRLHAAIRERAINEMKHAEKLIERILFLEGRPIVSRLDPIHIGGEIPKMHQFDHALEETAIRGYNESIKLAVELGDNGTRELLQSILDQEESHIDDIEAQLDQIAQMGVQNYLVDQVG, from the coding sequence ATGAAGGGGAACGAAAGGGTGATCGAACAGTTGAACGTGCGCCTGGCCGAGGAGCTCACCGCCACCAACCAGTACATGGTGCACGCGGAGATGTGCGAAAACTGGGGCTACAAGCGGCTCCATGCCGCGATCCGTGAGCGCGCCATCAACGAGATGAAGCATGCCGAGAAGCTGATCGAGAGGATCCTCTTTCTGGAGGGACGGCCGATCGTGAGCCGGCTCGACCCGATCCACATCGGCGGCGAGATCCCGAAGATGCACCAGTTCGACCACGCCCTGGAGGAAACGGCGATCCGCGGGTACAACGAGAGCATCAAGCTCGCCGTAGAGCTTGGCGACAACGGGACGCGGGAACTGCTGCAGTCGATCCTGGACCAAGAGGAGAGCCATATCGACGACATCGAGGCGCAACTGGACCAGATCGCCCAGATGGGGGTGCAGAACTACCTGGTGGATCAGGTGGGATGA
- a CDS encoding alpha-ketoacid dehydrogenase subunit beta: MAQLKMVQAINQALAYEMERDDRVVLLGEDVGRDGGVFRVTEGLLERFGSERVLDTPLCESGIMGAAIGMAAYGLCPVPEIQFMGFTYSAFEQLFAHAARIRSRSRGRFTCPLVVRTPYGGGIKAPELHEESTEALFCQVPGLKVVVPSGPYMAKGLLLSALRDPDPVLFLEPTRLYRLIREEVPEGEYVVELGKARVARAGGAVTVVAWGSMLERVLKAVDGYDAEVLDLLTLSPFDIGAVLASVRKTGRLVIVHEAAKSCGFGAEIAATVAEEAILHLRGPILRVTAPDVPVPLAKLIDHYLPGPKQIRAALDQVLQY, encoded by the coding sequence ATGGCGCAACTGAAGATGGTGCAGGCGATAAACCAGGCGCTCGCCTACGAGATGGAGCGCGACGACCGGGTGGTCCTTTTAGGCGAGGACGTGGGGCGCGACGGCGGGGTCTTCCGGGTGACCGAGGGGCTCCTGGAGCGTTTCGGCTCCGAGCGCGTCCTGGATACGCCGCTTTGCGAGTCGGGAATCATGGGGGCGGCCATCGGCATGGCTGCTTACGGTCTGTGCCCGGTGCCGGAAATACAGTTCATGGGGTTCACCTACTCCGCCTTCGAACAGCTCTTCGCCCACGCCGCGCGCATCCGTTCCCGCTCCCGCGGCCGGTTCACCTGTCCCCTCGTGGTACGCACCCCCTATGGAGGCGGCATCAAGGCACCCGAGCTGCACGAGGAGAGCACCGAGGCGCTCTTTTGCCAGGTGCCGGGACTTAAGGTGGTCGTCCCCTCCGGCCCCTACATGGCCAAAGGGCTCTTGTTGTCGGCACTGCGCGACCCCGACCCCGTGCTCTTTCTGGAGCCGACCAGGCTTTACCGCCTGATCCGCGAGGAGGTGCCGGAAGGGGAATACGTGGTGGAGCTTGGGAAGGCGCGGGTGGCGCGGGCCGGTGGCGCGGTCACCGTGGTCGCGTGGGGGAGCATGCTCGAGCGGGTGCTGAAAGCGGTGGATGGCTACGACGCCGAAGTGCTGGATCTCCTCACCCTGAGCCCCTTCGATATCGGGGCGGTGCTCGCCTCGGTGCGAAAGACCGGGCGACTCGTTATCGTGCACGAGGCGGCGAAGAGTTGCGGTTTCGGCGCCGAGATCGCGGCCACCGTGGCCGAGGAGGCGATCTTGCACCTGCGGGGCCCCATCCTCCGGGTCACCGCGCCCGACGTCCCGGTTCCGCTGGCGAAGCTGATCGATCACTACCTACCCGGTCCTAAGCAGATCAGGGCGGCGTTAGACCAAGTGCTTCAATACTGA
- a CDS encoding mercuric reductase, protein MSTRHGMEPDTEENRLLADNVHPADWVNPEPAGRYNLVVIGAGTAGLVCAAGAAALGGKVALIERGFMGGDCLNVGCVPSKAFLKAARAVFDARSGAPFGVTGGEGTAGNFGAAMERLRRLRAGLSGHDSARRFRDELGVDVFFGAGRFTGPDRIEVAGATLSFARAAVCTGARAAAPAIHGLTEVGYLTNETVFSLTEMPRRLAVIGGGPIGCELAQGFARFGARVHLIEHGGRLLARDEADASSLMLRAFLREGIEVHLETGVTSVEARANGKILHLERAGRPFELEVDAILVGAGRAPNVEGLGLDLAGVGYDREGVRVDDTLRTSNPRIYAAGDVCSRLRFTHTADAQARIVIANALFMGRRRNSALTVPWCTYTDPEVAHVGVTEADALARGVAIDTLTVPLSDVDRAVLDGEEEGFARVHLKKGSDAILGATIVARHAGEMIGEVTLAISSGLGLTAIGNTIHPYPTQAEVLKKLADLHQRRRLTPFVQRLLRAWLSWRRKW, encoded by the coding sequence ATGAGCACGCGTCACGGGATGGAACCCGATACAGAGGAAAATCGTCTGCTCGCTGACAACGTACATCCAGCGGACTGGGTGAACCCCGAGCCTGCCGGGCGCTACAACCTGGTCGTCATAGGCGCCGGCACCGCCGGTCTCGTCTGCGCCGCGGGTGCGGCCGCTTTGGGGGGAAAGGTAGCCCTGATCGAGCGCGGTTTCATGGGTGGAGACTGCCTGAACGTCGGCTGCGTACCCTCGAAAGCGTTCCTTAAGGCGGCGCGCGCCGTCTTCGACGCCCGCAGCGGCGCGCCCTTCGGCGTGACCGGGGGGGAGGGGACGGCAGGGAACTTCGGCGCGGCCATGGAGCGACTGCGCAGGCTGAGGGCGGGGCTCAGCGGGCACGACTCCGCCAGGCGCTTTCGGGACGAGCTGGGCGTCGATGTCTTCTTCGGGGCGGGGCGCTTCACCGGGCCCGACCGCATCGAGGTCGCCGGCGCGACGCTTTCCTTCGCGAGAGCCGCCGTCTGCACCGGTGCCAGGGCCGCGGCCCCGGCCATACACGGCCTCACCGAGGTGGGATACCTCACCAACGAGACCGTCTTCTCGCTCACCGAAATGCCGCGGCGGCTGGCGGTGATCGGGGGCGGCCCGATCGGCTGCGAGCTCGCCCAGGGCTTTGCCCGCTTCGGTGCGCGGGTCCATCTCATAGAGCACGGCGGGCGGCTCCTCGCGCGCGACGAGGCCGACGCCTCCTCACTGATGCTCCGGGCTTTCCTGCGCGAAGGAATCGAGGTGCACCTTGAGACCGGGGTCACATCGGTCGAGGCACGGGCGAACGGGAAGATCCTGCATCTGGAGCGTGCGGGGCGGCCCTTCGAGCTCGAGGTGGACGCCATCCTGGTCGGCGCCGGGCGCGCCCCCAACGTCGAGGGGCTTGGGCTCGATCTTGCCGGGGTTGGCTATGACCGTGAGGGGGTGCGGGTGGACGACACGCTGCGCACCTCCAACCCGCGCATCTACGCCGCCGGGGACGTCTGCTCCCGCCTCAGGTTCACCCACACGGCGGATGCCCAGGCGCGCATCGTCATCGCAAACGCGCTCTTCATGGGAAGGCGCCGCAACTCCGCCCTTACCGTCCCGTGGTGCACCTACACCGATCCGGAGGTGGCGCACGTGGGGGTAACCGAGGCGGACGCCCTTGCTCGCGGCGTGGCGATCGACACCCTCACTGTCCCGCTTTCCGATGTGGACCGGGCGGTTTTGGACGGCGAAGAGGAAGGGTTCGCACGGGTGCACCTGAAGAAGGGGAGCGACGCCATCCTCGGCGCGACCATCGTGGCGAGGCACGCCGGGGAGATGATCGGCGAGGTCACCCTCGCCATCTCCTCCGGTCTGGGGCTTACCGCCATCGGCAACACCATCCACCCCTATCCCACCCAGGCCGAGGTGCTCAAAAAGCTCGCCGACCTCCACCAGCGCCGCCGGCTCACCCCATTCGTACAGAGGCTTCTGCGCGCCTGGCTCTCCTGGCGAAGAAAATGGTAA
- the upp gene encoding uracil phosphoribosyltransferase — translation MSVHEVNHPLVKHKIGLMRESGISTKKFRELTSEIACLLAYEATRDFQLEPRTITGWDGSKFEIQQIKGKKVTVVPILRAGIGMLDGVLDMIPNAKVSVVGLARNEETLEAHTYFERFVTKLDERLALIIDPMLATGGSMAATIEMLKKNGCLQIRVLCLVAAPEGLKKIADAYPEIDIYVAAIDERLNEHGYILPGLGDAGDKIFGTK, via the coding sequence ATGAGCGTCCACGAAGTAAACCACCCCCTGGTGAAGCACAAGATTGGCCTGATGCGCGAGAGCGGCATCAGCACGAAGAAGTTCCGGGAACTCACCTCCGAGATCGCCTGCCTGCTCGCCTACGAGGCCACGAGAGACTTTCAGCTGGAGCCGCGGACCATTACCGGTTGGGACGGCAGTAAGTTCGAGATCCAGCAGATCAAGGGGAAGAAGGTCACCGTGGTCCCCATCCTGCGCGCCGGCATCGGTATGCTGGACGGCGTGCTCGACATGATCCCCAACGCCAAGGTGAGCGTGGTGGGACTCGCCAGGAACGAGGAAACCCTGGAGGCGCACACCTACTTCGAACGCTTCGTGACTAAACTCGACGAGCGCCTCGCCCTCATCATCGACCCGATGCTCGCCACCGGCGGCTCGATGGCGGCGACCATCGAGATGCTCAAGAAGAACGGCTGCCTCCAGATCCGCGTGCTCTGCCTCGTCGCCGCACCCGAGGGGCTGAAAAAGATCGCCGATGCGTACCCCGAGATCGACATCTACGTGGCGGCCATCGACGAGCGCCTGAACGAGCACGGCTACATCCTCCCCGGGCTCGGCGACGCCGGGGACAAGATCTTCGGCACCAAGTAG
- a CDS encoding dihydrolipoamide acetyltransferase family protein, translating into MSFDFKLPDLGEGITEVELRRWLVSAGDTVREHQPLLEVETDKAVVEVPSPREGVVERLHRKEGETVQVGEVLLSIAEGKPELQQQPTQPQQQSPQRPASVGIVGSLPEAEEEPAEAAREAAPSASPASVEVLATPMVRRMARERGIDLGTIKGSGPRGCIRPEDLETVAAAAPSGAGPEERVPLRGLRRTIARNVTASQRTTAFVTSMEEVDITEIFEMRTREQGEVESRGTHLTFLPFFIKAVQHALKEHPLLNASIDDETQELVLKRHYHFGLAVDTPEGLMVPVIRDVDKKSIVELAQAVQELGRKARERSITLEELKGSSFTITNYGHFGGTFATPIINWPDVAIMGFGRIVERPWVHRGEITIRKILPLSLTFDHRATDGADAARFLGKVLRYLEDPALLFLDCG; encoded by the coding sequence ATGTCTTTCGATTTCAAACTTCCGGATTTGGGCGAGGGGATCACCGAGGTGGAACTGCGCCGCTGGCTGGTCTCGGCAGGTGACACGGTTCGTGAACACCAGCCACTGTTGGAGGTGGAGACCGACAAGGCGGTGGTCGAGGTCCCGTCGCCCCGGGAAGGTGTCGTCGAGCGCCTGCACCGGAAGGAAGGTGAGACGGTTCAGGTCGGGGAGGTACTTCTCTCCATAGCTGAAGGCAAGCCCGAGCTGCAGCAGCAACCCACACAGCCGCAACAGCAGTCCCCACAGCGCCCGGCATCGGTTGGCATCGTGGGCTCGCTTCCCGAGGCCGAGGAAGAGCCTGCCGAGGCAGCCAGAGAGGCTGCTCCTTCCGCCTCACCGGCTTCCGTCGAGGTGCTCGCCACCCCCATGGTGCGCAGGATGGCGCGGGAGCGCGGCATCGATCTTGGAACCATCAAGGGGAGTGGGCCGCGCGGCTGCATAAGGCCCGAGGACCTGGAGACGGTCGCTGCCGCCGCGCCTAGTGGGGCGGGGCCGGAGGAGCGGGTACCGCTGCGCGGACTGCGCCGGACCATCGCCCGAAACGTGACCGCCTCGCAGCGGACCACCGCTTTCGTGACCAGCATGGAGGAGGTGGACATCACCGAGATCTTTGAGATGCGGACGCGGGAGCAGGGAGAGGTGGAATCCCGCGGCACGCACCTTACCTTTCTTCCCTTCTTCATCAAGGCGGTGCAGCACGCCCTTAAGGAACATCCCCTCCTGAACGCCTCGATCGATGACGAGACTCAGGAGCTGGTCCTAAAACGGCACTACCATTTCGGTCTCGCGGTGGATACCCCCGAAGGACTCATGGTCCCGGTGATCCGGGACGTGGACAAAAAGAGCATCGTCGAGCTCGCCCAGGCGGTTCAGGAGCTGGGGCGCAAGGCGCGCGAGCGGAGCATAACGCTTGAGGAACTGAAGGGGAGCAGCTTCACCATCACCAACTACGGGCATTTCGGCGGCACCTTCGCGACACCCATCATCAACTGGCCCGACGTCGCCATCATGGGGTTCGGCCGCATCGTGGAACGCCCCTGGGTGCACCGCGGGGAGATCACCATCAGGAAGATCCTTCCCTTGTCACTCACCTTCGATCACCGCGCCACCGACGGGGCCGACGCCGCCCGTTTTCTCGGCAAGGTGCTCCGGTACCTGGAAGACCCCGCTCTTTTGTTTCTCGACTGCGGTTAG
- a CDS encoding Glu/Leu/Phe/Val family dehydrogenase → MTETACDEFGPCRVIQLYSPKEELRAFVVVDNTALGPAVGGVRMSPTVSLDEVRRLARTMTLKNAAAGLPHGGAKAGILASPAAPDKERIFRVFARMIRDIADYIPGPDMGCDETAMAWIRDETGRSVGLPEEIGGLPLDRLGATGFGIAECAEVAAGFAGFDLEGARVAIEGFGSVGKAAARFLAEKGAVLVAVSDSRGGVYHPAGFDHAALTEVKRQGGSVADCGKGEALPRDGIFAVPCDILVPAATPDVIHAGNVGKIQARLVLEGANIPATPEAERELQARGVLVLPDFIANAGGVIMAAMEYAGRSEQDAFTAISERIRRNTRLTLERAAGDKVLPRTAADLLARERVRRAMSYRDY, encoded by the coding sequence ATGACAGAAACAGCATGCGACGAATTCGGCCCCTGCCGTGTCATCCAGCTCTACTCTCCCAAGGAGGAGCTACGGGCCTTCGTGGTCGTCGACAACACGGCACTAGGCCCCGCGGTGGGAGGCGTCCGCATGTCGCCTACGGTGAGCCTCGACGAGGTGCGCCGCCTGGCCCGGACCATGACCCTGAAGAATGCAGCGGCGGGACTGCCGCACGGCGGGGCCAAGGCCGGTATCCTGGCTTCCCCCGCTGCCCCGGACAAGGAAAGGATCTTCCGCGTCTTCGCCCGGATGATCAGGGACATCGCGGACTACATACCCGGCCCCGACATGGGGTGCGACGAGACGGCCATGGCTTGGATACGCGACGAGACGGGTCGCTCGGTCGGGCTGCCCGAAGAGATCGGCGGACTCCCGTTGGACCGGCTCGGCGCCACCGGGTTCGGCATCGCCGAATGTGCCGAGGTGGCCGCGGGCTTCGCGGGGTTCGATCTCGAGGGGGCACGGGTCGCAATCGAGGGTTTCGGCAGCGTGGGCAAGGCGGCCGCCCGGTTCCTGGCCGAGAAGGGGGCGGTTCTGGTGGCGGTATCGGACTCGAGGGGCGGGGTATACCACCCTGCGGGGTTCGATCACGCCGCGCTCACCGAGGTGAAGCGGCAAGGGGGGAGCGTAGCCGACTGCGGCAAGGGTGAGGCGCTACCGCGCGACGGGATATTCGCCGTCCCCTGCGACATCTTGGTGCCGGCGGCCACCCCCGACGTGATCCACGCGGGAAACGTCGGGAAGATCCAGGCCCGTCTCGTCCTGGAAGGGGCCAACATCCCGGCAACACCAGAAGCAGAAAGGGAGCTGCAGGCTCGCGGCGTCCTGGTACTGCCGGACTTCATCGCCAATGCCGGAGGGGTAATCATGGCGGCCATGGAGTACGCCGGCAGGAGCGAGCAGGATGCCTTCACCGCAATAAGCGAGCGGATCAGGAGGAATACGAGGCTTACCCTCGAAAGGGCGGCGGGAGATAAGGTCCTGCCCCGCACGGCGGCCGATCTGCTGGCGCGAGAGCGGGTGAGGCGGGCAATGAGTTACCGGGACTACTGA
- a CDS encoding TVP38/TMEM64 family protein: MNPKKILIVLTACVAVALFFYFDLQRLLTLEALKANRQLLADYYASHTVGAVALFMAIYILQTAFSLPGAAVLSLAAGAVFGPLAGTVYAVAAATIGATLAFLATRYLLRDAILSRFGARLEGINRELEERGWNYLLFLRLVPLFPFFLINLAAGLTRLPLRVFVLGTFIGIIPGGFVFVNAGASLATINSLSDVASPRVLGSFALLGLFALLPVLYGRITRGKSVR, translated from the coding sequence ATGAACCCGAAAAAGATCCTCATCGTTCTCACCGCGTGCGTGGCGGTGGCCCTTTTCTTTTATTTCGACCTGCAGCGCTTACTGACCCTCGAGGCTCTCAAGGCGAACCGCCAATTGCTGGCGGACTACTATGCCTCCCATACCGTCGGCGCCGTCGCACTTTTCATGGCGATCTACATCCTGCAGACCGCGTTCTCGCTTCCCGGCGCTGCGGTGCTGTCGCTTGCCGCAGGCGCCGTCTTCGGCCCGCTGGCCGGTACGGTGTACGCCGTGGCGGCGGCCACCATCGGGGCGACGCTCGCCTTTCTCGCCACGCGCTACCTGCTGCGCGACGCGATCCTTTCCCGTTTCGGTGCGCGTCTGGAGGGGATAAATCGCGAACTCGAGGAGCGCGGCTGGAACTACCTTTTGTTTCTGCGTCTTGTGCCGCTCTTTCCCTTCTTTCTGATCAACTTGGCCGCCGGGCTCACCAGGCTCCCCTTGCGGGTCTTCGTGCTCGGCACCTTCATAGGCATCATCCCTGGCGGCTTCGTCTTCGTGAACGCCGGGGCGAGCCTTGCCACCATCAACTCCCTCTCCGACGTCGCATCCCCCCGCGTGCTCGGCTCTTTCGCCCTCTTGGGGCTTTTTGCGCTGCTGCCGGTGCTCTACGGCAGGATCACGCGGGGAAAGAGCGTGCGATGA
- the pdhA gene encoding pyruvate dehydrogenase (acetyl-transferring) E1 component subunit alpha: MPLESIGKFETKRLGVLNERGEADPDLMPQLSEEEIRRMYEFMLLARVFDERAVALQREGRIGTYPPILGQEAAQVGSAFALSPGDWVFPSFREMGAHLTLGFPIAQLLQYWGGDERAQKAPDGLNIFPFCVAVASQIPHAVGAALAVRYRRDPAVVVTYFGDGATSKGDFHEGMNMAGVFNLPMVFICQNNQWAISVPLRTQTATTSLAQKAVAYGFEGVQVDGNDVFAVYRATREAVEKARGGGGPTFIECLTYRMADHTTADDAGRYRPPEEVALWRERDPITRLERFLEARGAWTPQRRVEATEKAARIIDDAIREMENVLSPAPAELFDGVLAALTPRQAEQKKGL, encoded by the coding sequence ATGCCGTTAGAGTCGATCGGAAAATTCGAGACGAAGCGCCTTGGCGTGCTGAACGAGCGCGGGGAAGCGGACCCGGATCTCATGCCGCAATTATCGGAAGAGGAGATCCGGCGCATGTACGAGTTCATGCTGCTCGCCCGCGTCTTCGACGAACGCGCCGTCGCGCTGCAGCGGGAGGGGCGCATCGGCACCTATCCCCCCATTCTCGGGCAGGAGGCGGCCCAGGTGGGAAGCGCCTTCGCCCTTTCTCCGGGCGACTGGGTCTTTCCCTCCTTCCGCGAGATGGGGGCGCACCTCACCCTCGGCTTTCCCATAGCTCAGCTCCTGCAATACTGGGGCGGTGACGAGCGCGCCCAGAAAGCCCCCGACGGGCTGAATATCTTTCCCTTCTGTGTCGCGGTGGCAAGCCAGATACCCCATGCTGTCGGCGCCGCCCTCGCCGTCCGCTACCGCCGCGACCCGGCGGTGGTAGTCACCTACTTCGGCGACGGCGCGACCTCGAAGGGAGACTTCCACGAAGGGATGAACATGGCAGGGGTCTTCAACCTCCCCATGGTCTTCATCTGCCAGAACAACCAGTGGGCCATCTCGGTGCCGCTCAGAACGCAAACCGCCACCACCTCCCTCGCCCAGAAGGCGGTCGCTTACGGTTTCGAAGGGGTGCAGGTGGACGGCAACGACGTCTTTGCCGTGTACCGGGCGACGCGCGAGGCGGTGGAGAAGGCGAGGGGAGGGGGCGGCCCCACCTTCATCGAATGCCTCACTTACCGCATGGCCGACCACACAACCGCCGACGATGCCGGTCGCTACCGTCCGCCCGAGGAGGTGGCGCTCTGGCGCGAACGCGACCCGATAACGAGGCTCGAACGCTTCCTCGAGGCGCGCGGGGCGTGGACGCCGCAGCGGCGGGTCGAGGCGACGGAAAAAGCGGCGCGTATCATCGACGATGCGATCCGGGAGATGGAGAATGTGCTTTCTCCGGCCCCGGCGGAGCTTTTCGACGGCGTGCTCGCCGCGCTCACCCCGCGCCAGGCCGAGCAGAAAAAGGGACTTTGA